Proteins found in one Miscanthus floridulus cultivar M001 chromosome 4, ASM1932011v1, whole genome shotgun sequence genomic segment:
- the LOC136547936 gene encoding uncharacterized protein: MVLEQVRVRSLLHHAVGYENYCYSDVEEEKASPEGSPEASEEESKDASESESGKSDSLSESSESEASKRKKKGRKNSRRSSKRSHRRHRHRSYNSEIEDESESDDDSVGSYDSEDSRDRSKKRSRRHNRSKKRGRSSRRKKRRSQDTASEQSSEEEVEEDSKKKSKSSKRKRSMRSDSEESVPSDATPDDVKEVEETKVPEIDPEAIKFKEMLEAQKKAALENDMPVGPMPLPRADGHISYGGALRPGEGDAIAQYVQQGKRIPRRGEVGLSAEEIQKFEDLGYVMSGSRHQRMNAIRIRKENQVYSAEDKRALAMFNYEEKSKREHKVMADLQRLVQRTIGHDVGPSHDPFATTDG; encoded by the coding sequence ATGGTGCTTGAGCAGGTGCGAGTGCGATCCCTGCTCCACCATGCCGTCGGGTACGAGAACTACTGCTACAGCGACGTGGAAGAGGAGAAGGCATCTCCGGAGGGCTCGCCGGAGGCTAGCGAGGAGGAGAGCAAGGATGCGTCGGAGTCCGAATCCGGTAAGTCTGATAGCCTGTCTGAGTCCAGCGAATCTGAAGCTtctaagaggaagaagaaagggaggaaaaacagtCGCCGTAGTAGCAAGCGCAGCCATcggcgccaccgccaccgctcaTACAATTCTGAGATTGAGGATGAAAGCGAGAGCGACGATGATTCTGTGGGCTCTTATGATTCGGAGGATTCTAGGGATAGGAGCAAAAAGAGGTCGCGTAGGCATAATAGATCTAAGAAGAGGGGCAGGAGCtccaggaggaagaagaggaggagccaGGATACAGCCTCCGAGCAAAGCTCTGAGGAGGAAGTGGAGGAGGATAGTAAGAAAAAGAGTAAGAGCTCGAAGAGGAAGCGGAGCATGCGATCTGATTCCGAAGAATCAGTCCCTTCTGATGCCACCCCTGATGATgtaaaagaagttgaagaaactAAAGTTCCAGAAATTGATCcagaagcaatcaagttcaaggaAATGCTTGAGGCCCAGAAGAAGGCTGCCTTAGAGAATGATATGCCTGTTGGTCCAATGCCACTTCCACGTGCGGATGGGCATATTAGTTATGGTGGTGCATTGAGGCCTGGAGAAGGTGATGCTATTGCACAGTATGTTCAGCAAGGGAAGCGTATCCCACGACGTGGTGAAGTTGGTCTGTCTGCAGAAGAGATTCAGAAGTTCGAGGATTTGGGGTATGTGATGAGTGGCAGTAGGCACCAAAGGATGAATGCTATCCGTATAAGGAAGGAAAACCAGGTTTACAGTGCTGAGGATAAGAGGGCGTTGGCCATGTTTAACTACGAGGAGAAGTCGAAGCGGGAGCACAAGGTTATGGCTGACTTGCAGCGCTTGGTGCAGAGAACCATTGGCCACGATGTGGGACCTTCGCATGATCCATTTGCTACTACGGATGGTTGA
- the LOC136547937 gene encoding uncharacterized protein, whose protein sequence is MPPPPRRGRREGPTTPHHHHPRRCHHAGEEGRAPPRRTPAARDPRRHAAGEGGGAGSAPPCRRGRRVRSIHAESTPPGKEGAPDPRRHAAGEGGKEHPRRIRAATPPGKEGAPDPCRHAPEEGGKELDPARGRWERERVGRRRVGRGRGQGAAASEEGGERAAPRSGEEDHGALRRGPPPPRTERGRRGGFGGRAADLERGRAADLKRGGARRTADL, encoded by the coding sequence atgccaccgccaccacgccggggaagaagggagggccccaccacgccgcaccaccaccatccacgccgctgccaccacgccggggaagaagggagggccccACCACGCCGCACCCCCGCCGCGCGGGATCCCCGCCGCCACGCTGCCGGGGAAGGAGGGGGTGCCGGATCCGCGCCGCCATGCCGCCGGGGAAGGAGGGTAAGGAGCATCCACGCCGAATCCACGCCGCCAGGGAAGGAGGGGGCGCCAGATCCGCGCCGCCACGCCGCCGGGGAAGGAGGAAAGGAGCATCCACGCCGGATCCGCGCCGCCACGCCGCCAGGGAAGGAGGGGGCGCCGGATCCGTGCCGCCACGCCCCCGAGGAAGGAGGGAAGGAGCTGGATCCGGCGAGGGGgcgctgggagagggagagggtaggGCGCCGCCGcgtcgggagagggagggggcagggCGCCGCCGCGTCGGAAGAGGGAGGGGAGAGGGCGGCGCCGCGCTCGGGAGAGGAGGACCACGGCGCGCTCAGGAGAGGACCACCGCCACCACGCACGGAGAGAGGGAGGCGGGGCGGATTTGGGGGGCGTGCGGCGGATTTGGAGAGAGGGCGCGCGGCGGATTTGAAGAGAGGAGGCGCGCGGCGCACGGCGGATTTATAG